The Rickettsia helvetica genome has a segment encoding these proteins:
- a CDS encoding ComF family protein: MLVKSYNYLIDYILPQRCLSCAEILGGSGEFCSDCWKKLEFIARPYCSICGQRFSIKILDNCICGNYYSNKPNYDLARSLFKFNEHSKKIVHQFKYQDKMIFTKTFAKLLYNRYSEDIKDIDLIIPVPMNRFKRLL; encoded by the coding sequence ATGTTGGTTAAATCTTATAATTATCTTATAGATTATATCTTGCCGCAGAGATGTTTAAGCTGTGCGGAAATACTAGGGGGAAGCGGTGAATTTTGTAGCGATTGTTGGAAGAAGCTAGAGTTTATAGCAAGACCCTATTGTAGTATATGCGGACAAAGATTTAGTATAAAAATCTTAGATAACTGCATTTGTGGAAATTATTATAGCAACAAACCTAATTATGATCTAGCTCGCAGCCTATTTAAGTTTAATGAGCATAGCAAAAAAATAGTTCATCAGTTTAAATATCAAGATAAGATGATATTTACTAAGACCTTTGCTAAGCTTTTATATAATAGATATAGCGAGGATATAAAAGATATTGATCTAATCATACCTGTACCTATGAATAGATTTAAGAGGTTACTATGA
- a CDS encoding pentapeptide repeat-containing protein, with translation MLKVISIITIYLLLSSCSESTRDANGLLTDSQSTVIRNYIISQNSKNLKVNLKEKFGSNLKGVKLIGVKLINEDLSGIDLTSCEILRADFAGSNLEKAILTNAIIQESNFADSVIKNISGYNSDFQGSIFNNITLQNTNFVQSNFSDTAFNKTTIINVNFENSKFSHALWSNNTIDGVNFQKANLKNNSFKNTNITNSIFYGTDLEQSIINNTNFTNNYFESSDLSQTKLTAVIIKDSNFTQSIFSEVNFNNVQSNNSFFSYASFQDSTLQNISLTKCDLQNSTISSSILNQFKIDNAILNNMSLNDNKFNNLSIKNSNANFVRINKTKGSNITLDNISYTNNIFSNNDFKQFIVINTDLTGSEIINSNINGQFNNVNFSKSLIQNVNFSDVKITLGNLNQVALINSNLTNTAVINSILSNSQINNINYQAYSGFINTNVSNNIILNSDNSSKIPPNNIVISSVKDLQKITNLANMNLTNLDLSSLVFNGADFSNSIFKNTNLTNTVIKNSILKEANFSLAILTKTDFSNSILTDSIFKSAKIDQAGFSNSNLTNADFTEAVIKDTSFDKAKTSGMKGVDNPN, from the coding sequence ATGCTTAAAGTCATATCAATAATTACTATTTATTTGTTATTAAGCAGCTGTTCCGAGTCTACTCGTGATGCGAATGGATTACTTACAGATAGCCAAAGCACGGTAATTCGGAATTATATAATATCGCAAAATTCTAAAAACCTTAAAGTGAACCTTAAAGAGAAGTTCGGTTCAAATTTAAAAGGAGTAAAATTAATAGGAGTAAAGCTAATAAATGAAGATTTATCAGGAATAGATTTAACTTCCTGCGAAATATTACGTGCTGATTTTGCAGGTAGTAATTTAGAAAAAGCTATACTTACAAATGCTATAATTCAAGAAAGTAATTTTGCAGATTCGGTAATAAAAAATATTTCCGGATATAATTCTGACTTTCAAGGTTCAATTTTTAACAATATAACATTACAAAATACAAATTTTGTTCAATCAAATTTTAGCGATACTGCTTTTAATAAAACTACTATAATAAATGTCAACTTTGAAAATTCTAAATTTAGTCATGCATTATGGAGCAATAATACTATCGACGGTGTTAATTTTCAAAAAGCTAACCTAAAAAATAATAGCTTTAAAAATACTAATATAACAAATTCAATATTTTACGGTACGGATTTAGAACAAAGTATAATAAATAATACCAATTTTACTAATAATTATTTTGAATCTAGCGACCTAAGTCAAACTAAATTAACAGCAGTAATAATTAAGGATTCTAACTTCACACAAAGTATCTTTAGTGAAGTAAACTTTAATAACGTACAAAGTAATAACTCTTTCTTTTCATACGCTTCCTTTCAAGATTCGACATTACAAAATATTAGCCTTACTAAATGTGATTTACAAAATAGCACAATTAGTAGTTCAATTTTAAATCAGTTTAAAATCGATAATGCTATATTAAATAATATGAGTCTAAACGATAATAAATTTAATAATTTATCAATAAAAAATAGTAATGCTAATTTTGTAAGGATTAATAAAACTAAAGGCTCAAATATTACTTTAGATAATATAAGCTATACTAATAATATTTTTAGCAATAATGACTTTAAACAATTTATAGTGATTAATACCGATTTAACCGGCAGTGAAATAATAAACTCAAATATAAACGGGCAATTTAATAATGTAAATTTTTCTAAATCTTTAATACAAAACGTAAATTTTTCAGATGTTAAAATTACTTTAGGCAATTTAAACCAAGTAGCTCTAATAAATTCTAATCTAACAAATACTGCGGTTATTAACTCCATCCTTTCTAATTCACAAATAAATAATATTAACTACCAAGCGTATTCCGGTTTTATTAATACTAATGTTTCTAATAATATCATTTTAAATAGTGATAATTCGAGCAAAATTCCACCAAATAATATAGTAATAAGTTCGGTAAAAGATTTGCAAAAAATAACTAACTTAGCAAATATGAATTTAACAAATCTTGACTTAAGTAGTTTAGTATTTAATGGAGCAGATTTTTCAAATAGTATCTTTAAAAATACTAATTTAACAAATACAGTAATAAAAAATTCTATCTTAAAAGAAGCAAATTTTTCTTTAGCAATACTTACTAAAACAGATTTTTCAAACTCAATATTAACAGATAGTATATTTAAATCAGCTAAAATTGATCAGGCGGGCTTTAGTAACTCCAACCTAACAAATGCCGATTTTACTGAAGCGGTAATTAAAGATACTTCATTTGATAAGGCTAAGACAAGCGGAATGAAAGGAGTGGATAATCCTAATTAA
- the mrdA gene encoding penicillin-binding protein 2 has product MLNKKILHGELISRRAFIIGLGKLGFLSLLGMRMFYLQLIKSEEYKTLSDKNRINFIVLPPTRGRIYDLDGNILATNKPCYQLVIDRSINNNYRDELEIISNILNLSPEKYNYIKQKIKKSSRHTPLIILDQLDWQQVSMIEEQKHKLASIFIDIGYLRFYPFSSTTSHLIGYLGQINEQEKQELNIHSLSDFNIGKSGIEKYYDNKLRGEFGYKKVEVNAYGKQVREITGTPTKSGEDMHLNIDASLQQNIQQYLNPKGSSAIVMDTRTGNILICASTPGFESNNFSKLSENYWQNLTRNPYKPLINKVIQNSYPPGSVFKIITVLAALEVGINPNKTVFCDGSSALGTNSFRCWNHSGHGTIDMMSALKHSCNIYMYELARIVGLDKILEVAREFGFGSKTGIDLAPENSGFVPSKEWKKKKLKLSWSIGDSFNLAIGQGFLGVTPMQLARFITAIASNGKLYTPRILKNDPEFYNVNIKPENIKIIQESLYNTVNVAGGTAYYNRILGENRQLAGKTGTSQVQGKLNAKDDLSRDSIAWERRNHALFLGFAPYHDPRYSVTVFVDHGGGGSKAAAPVARKIMSDVLDKYL; this is encoded by the coding sequence ATGCTAAATAAAAAAATACTACATGGTGAGTTGATTTCACGTAGGGCTTTTATAATCGGATTAGGTAAACTCGGATTTTTATCGCTGCTTGGAATGAGAATGTTTTATTTACAGCTTATTAAAAGTGAAGAATATAAGACTTTATCGGATAAAAATCGTATTAATTTTATTGTACTGCCGCCGACTAGAGGAAGGATTTACGATTTAGACGGCAATATTTTAGCTACTAATAAACCATGTTATCAGCTAGTAATAGATAGGAGCATTAATAATAATTATAGGGATGAATTAGAAATAATTAGTAATATTTTAAATTTATCTCCGGAAAAATATAATTATATTAAGCAAAAAATTAAAAAATCTAGTCGCCACACTCCTTTAATAATACTTGATCAGCTTGATTGGCAGCAAGTATCGATGATTGAAGAACAAAAGCATAAATTGGCCTCGATATTTATTGATATAGGATATTTAAGGTTTTATCCTTTTTCAAGCACTACTTCTCATTTAATCGGTTATCTCGGTCAAATAAATGAGCAAGAGAAGCAAGAGTTAAATATACATAGTTTAAGTGATTTTAATATCGGTAAATCCGGTATTGAAAAATATTACGATAACAAATTACGAGGAGAATTCGGTTATAAAAAAGTTGAAGTAAATGCTTACGGTAAACAAGTAAGAGAAATAACAGGAACCCCTACTAAATCAGGGGAAGACATGCATTTAAATATCGATGCTTCTCTTCAGCAAAATATACAGCAATATTTAAATCCTAAAGGTTCTTCGGCAATAGTTATGGATACTAGAACCGGAAACATACTAATTTGTGCTTCCACACCGGGTTTTGAATCAAATAATTTCAGTAAATTATCGGAAAATTATTGGCAGAATTTAACGAGGAATCCCTATAAACCTTTAATTAATAAGGTAATACAAAATTCTTATCCCCCAGGTTCGGTTTTTAAAATAATTACCGTACTTGCAGCCCTTGAAGTAGGTATTAACCCTAATAAAACCGTTTTTTGTGACGGTAGCTCTGCTCTTGGTACTAATAGCTTTAGATGTTGGAATCATAGCGGACACGGGACGATAGATATGATGTCTGCTTTAAAGCATTCCTGTAATATTTATATGTATGAATTAGCAAGAATAGTAGGTCTGGATAAAATTCTTGAAGTTGCAAGAGAATTTGGATTCGGCTCAAAAACCGGTATTGATTTAGCTCCTGAAAATAGCGGGTTTGTACCGTCAAAAGAATGGAAAAAGAAAAAATTAAAGCTTTCTTGGTCAATAGGGGATAGTTTTAATTTAGCAATCGGACAGGGATTTCTAGGGGTAACGCCGATGCAGCTTGCAAGGTTTATTACGGCTATTGCAAGTAACGGCAAGCTATATACGCCTAGAATATTAAAAAACGATCCGGAATTTTATAATGTCAATATTAAGCCCGAAAATATCAAAATAATCCAAGAAAGTTTGTATAATACCGTGAATGTTGCTGGCGGTACGGCATATTATAATAGAATTTTAGGCGAAAATAGGCAGCTCGCCGGTAAAACAGGTACGTCTCAAGTACAAGGCAAACTAAATGCTAAAGATGATTTAAGCCGCGACTCTATTGCTTGGGAGAGGCGTAATCATGCCTTGTTCTTAGGCTTCGCTCCTTATCACGATCCTCGTTATTCCGTCACCGTCTTTGTTGATCACGGCGGAGGGGGCAGTAAAGCCGCCGCCCCCGTAGCTCGTAAAATCATGTCTGATGTGCTGGATAAGTATTTATAA
- a CDS encoding sigma-54-dependent transcriptional regulator, giving the protein MSPIDVLIIDDEEDIRNIIAAILNDEGFNPKVAANSTQALKILSEKLVSAVILDIWLQGSEIDGLGILEIIKKRYPLMPVIIISGHGTIETAVNAIKMGAYDYIEKPFNNDKLVILLKRACEVTKLKRENIDLKSKVIDKTELVGGCSVTLKYKMEIEKAASSSSRIMIHGKVGSGKELAARLIHKQSKRVNNPFIIFSPTCMTMEKINQELFGELEKQENNNKRPTILEFANNGTLYIDEVSNIPIPIQVKLLKFLKDQTITKPCGKNIKVDIKIITGTSKNIQDEVNNGKFLEDLYYRLNVSSLKVPSLYERKEDIPLLVKYFVKQLSKFSGLKERTFADETIAALQSYEWPGNIRQLRNVVEWTLIMNPLTTGNNEIIKPYMIPSEILANSANLTKLEDSFDMLSMPLREAREVFERQYLSAQMSRFNNNISKTSSFVGMERSALHRKLKLLNLHIPPINRINEEEYEEANA; this is encoded by the coding sequence ATGTCACCAATAGATGTTTTAATAATAGACGATGAAGAGGATATACGAAATATTATTGCTGCAATTTTGAACGATGAAGGTTTTAATCCTAAGGTTGCCGCTAATAGTACTCAAGCCCTTAAAATACTTTCCGAAAAACTGGTCTCTGCAGTTATACTTGATATTTGGCTTCAAGGAAGCGAAATTGACGGGCTTGGGATTTTAGAGATAATTAAAAAACGCTATCCTTTAATGCCAGTAATAATTATTAGCGGTCATGGCACTATAGAAACAGCGGTAAATGCTATAAAAATGGGGGCTTACGATTATATAGAAAAACCGTTTAATAATGATAAATTAGTTATTTTACTTAAAAGAGCTTGTGAAGTAACAAAGTTAAAACGTGAAAATATAGATTTAAAATCAAAGGTTATAGATAAAACTGAATTAGTAGGCGGATGTTCGGTAACTTTAAAATATAAAATGGAAATAGAAAAGGCAGCTAGCTCTAGCAGTCGTATAATGATTCACGGTAAAGTCGGTAGCGGTAAAGAACTTGCCGCAAGGTTAATTCATAAACAATCTAAAAGGGTTAATAATCCGTTCATTATTTTCAGCCCAACCTGTATGACTATGGAAAAAATCAATCAAGAATTATTTGGCGAATTGGAAAAGCAGGAAAATAATAATAAACGCCCTACTATCTTAGAATTTGCCAATAACGGTACTTTATATATAGATGAGGTCAGTAATATTCCAATTCCTATTCAAGTAAAATTATTAAAATTCCTTAAAGATCAAACTATTACAAAACCTTGCGGAAAAAATATTAAAGTTGATATAAAAATTATCACCGGTACTTCTAAAAATATCCAAGATGAAGTTAATAACGGCAAATTCCTAGAAGATCTATATTATCGCCTTAATGTATCCTCTCTAAAAGTACCTTCATTATATGAAAGAAAAGAAGATATACCGCTACTCGTTAAATATTTTGTTAAGCAACTTTCAAAATTTTCAGGTTTAAAAGAACGTACCTTTGCCGATGAAACTATTGCAGCTCTTCAATCCTATGAATGGCCGGGCAATATTAGACAATTACGTAACGTTGTTGAATGGACTTTAATTATGAATCCGTTAACTACAGGTAATAATGAAATTATCAAACCTTATATGATACCTTCGGAAATATTAGCAAATAGTGCTAATCTCACAAAACTTGAAGATAGCTTTGATATGTTATCTATGCCGCTTAGAGAAGCTAGGGAAGTTTTTGAACGTCAATATCTATCGGCACAAATGAGTCGTTTTAATAATAATATTTCAAAAACATCCTCATTTGTCGGTATGGAAAGATCAGCTTTGCATCGTAAATTAAAATTATTAAACTTACATATACCTCCTATAAATAGAATAAATGAAGAAGAATATGAGGAAGCAAATGCTTAA
- the ubiH gene encoding 2-octaprenyl-6-methoxyphenyl hydroxylase produces the protein MNRMKTKQINIAILGCGLSGMLTALSFAKKGIETTIFESKSVKSPEFFKDIRTTALTPHSKNFLFSIEIWEELEKFMAEMQDVYVVDNKALEILDLRNDNDSLLGYVVQNSNFKKILLSQITDHPLITLIDNNEYQKVISHSDYSIIKFDDKQIKCNLLIICDGANSKVRSNYFANEIEKPYQTALTFNIKHEKPHENSAMEHFLPLGPFALLPLKDQYAASVIWSTSSDQAALIVNLPVEEVRFLTQRNAGNSLGKITIDSEISSFPLKARIANRYFHNRIVLIADTAHTVHPLAGQGLNQGIKDIETLSMIISNNDTLQEYQKLRQDDNFIMYKLTDELNNIFSNYSKNLRYLRQIGFKTINNLKPIKNLITSYAMGER, from the coding sequence ATGAATCGAATGAAAACAAAGCAGATTAATATAGCAATTTTAGGTTGTGGTCTTAGCGGTATGCTAACGGCACTTTCTTTTGCAAAAAAAGGCATAGAAACTACTATATTCGAGAGTAAATCGGTAAAAAGTCCAGAGTTTTTTAAAGATATAAGAACGACTGCTTTAACGCCGCATTCTAAAAATTTCTTATTCTCTATTGAGATATGGGAAGAGCTTGAGAAGTTTATGGCAGAAATGCAAGACGTATATGTAGTAGATAATAAGGCATTGGAGATATTAGACTTACGAAATGATAATGATAGTTTACTGGGTTATGTAGTTCAAAATAGTAATTTTAAAAAAATATTATTATCGCAAATAACTGATCATCCGCTAATAACATTAATTGATAATAATGAATATCAAAAAGTTATAAGTCATAGCGATTATTCGATTATAAAATTTGATGATAAACAAATTAAATGTAATTTATTAATTATATGTGACGGAGCAAATTCAAAAGTAAGATCTAATTATTTCGCTAATGAAATAGAAAAACCTTATCAAACAGCTCTGACATTTAACATTAAGCATGAAAAGCCGCATGAAAATAGTGCTATGGAGCATTTTTTGCCGCTTGGTCCTTTTGCTTTGCTGCCTTTAAAAGATCAATATGCTGCATCCGTAATATGGTCAACTTCTTCTGATCAGGCTGCTTTAATTGTTAATTTGCCCGTAGAAGAAGTTAGATTTTTAACTCAAAGAAATGCCGGTAATTCCCTAGGTAAAATTACTATTGATAGTGAGATTAGTAGCTTCCCGTTAAAAGCCCGTATAGCAAATAGATATTTTCATAACCGTATAGTGCTTATTGCAGATACTGCTCACACAGTACATCCGCTCGCCGGACAAGGGCTTAATCAAGGTATAAAAGATATAGAGACTTTGAGTATGATCATTAGTAATAATGATACATTACAAGAATATCAAAAGCTAAGGCAAGACGATAATTTTATTATGTATAAGCTGACTGATGAGTTAAATAATATTTTTTCAAATTATTCCAAAAATTTAAGATATTTAAGGCAAATAGGGTTTAAGACGATAAATAATTTAAAACCTATTAAGAATTTGATTACTAGCTATGCGATGGGAGAGCGGTAA
- a CDS encoding helix-turn-helix domain-containing protein: MNTKRDIGAEILQSIQDIKLGKGHIKKIETKEDIVDIRKHLHLSQSAFAVLMGVNVRTLQEWEQGRRKPTGSAISLLKIASKYPKVIINYSHN, translated from the coding sequence ATGAACACAAAAAGAGATATTGGAGCTGAAATTTTGCAATCGATTCAAGATATAAAATTAGGCAAAGGACACATAAAGAAAATAGAGACAAAAGAAGATATAGTAGATATCAGAAAACACTTACATCTTTCTCAATCAGCTTTTGCTGTACTTATGGGAGTTAATGTAAGAACATTACAAGAATGGGAACAAGGAAGACGTAAACCTACCGGTTCTGCTATATCTTTATTAAAAATAGCCTCTAAATATCCTAAAGTTATTATTAATTATTCTCATAATTAA
- a CDS encoding ankyrin repeat domain-containing protein has translation MLEELKTLLVKLGSEQNNWSEEEILAAQHIFGNYALERIVVLAARNESLLPIIEHCIRNGGNPDFVIHERDEILNLLNMAAIGDALNVINYLLDNNILTVDQRAFKDSRTPFHSAVQWNNIEAAKLFLKRGADMHAEFEDIEVRTALHDVFDARYYLDNELDYIEMSKFLVRFGIRILDNIDMLCSDSLVQHHPTKGAIKDLLLSIKRLEDL, from the coding sequence ATGCTAGAAGAACTAAAAACATTATTAGTTAAATTAGGTAGCGAACAAAATAATTGGTCAGAAGAAGAAATATTAGCAGCTCAACACATATTTGGAAATTATGCATTAGAAAGAATAGTAGTTTTAGCTGCTAGAAATGAGAGTTTATTACCTATAATAGAGCATTGTATTAGAAATGGAGGTAATCCGGATTTTGTAATACACGAACGTGATGAAATATTAAATTTGCTTAATATGGCTGCAATAGGAGATGCTTTAAATGTTATAAATTATTTACTTGATAACAATATTTTGACCGTGGATCAAAGAGCTTTTAAAGATAGTAGAACACCTTTTCATTCTGCTGTTCAATGGAATAATATTGAGGCTGCAAAGCTTTTCTTAAAAAGAGGGGCAGATATGCATGCTGAATTTGAGGATATAGAAGTAAGAACTGCTTTGCATGATGTTTTTGATGCTAGATATTATTTAGATAATGAACTTGACTATATAGAAATGTCTAAGTTTCTTGTTAGGTTTGGTATACGAATCCTTGATAATATTGATATGTTATGTTCTGATTCGTTAGTACAACACCATCCTACTAAGGGGGCTATTAAAGATTTATTACTCTCTATAAAAAGACTTGAGGATTTATAA
- a CDS encoding monovalent cation/H+ antiporter complex subunit F, which produces MLNIFLIIISLFICLITYLFIRKTDIFTNLLILNSFTTLASLFICCLGLYSGNSSYLDIAIIYLLLSFIATNGYLKYFINESNENKAD; this is translated from the coding sequence ATGCTTAACATCTTTTTAATTATTATTTCATTATTTATTTGCTTAATAACCTACCTATTTATCAGAAAAACGGATATTTTTACAAATTTATTGATTTTAAATAGCTTCACGACTTTAGCGAGTTTATTTATTTGCTGTTTAGGTTTATACTCAGGAAATAGTTCATATTTGGATATAGCAATTATTTATTTGCTTTTAAGCTTTATAGCTACAAACGGTTATTTAAAATATTTTATAAATGAATCGAATGAAAACAAAGCAGATTAA